A portion of the Sphingorhabdus pulchriflava genome contains these proteins:
- a CDS encoding TrmH family RNA methyltransferase, with product MRREITGFSNPLIKRVRSLREKKHRKREGLFLAEGLRILTEAREAGFLPEMLFRCTDRDAHSLEIALEGEVLAAGGDVIETSADILSKLSGKDNPQTVIGVYREMATPLESLDRNSAQIWLVAQAMRDPGNLGTMLRTGDAVGAGGLILLDDCTDPFSVEAVRASMGAIFTQKLVQCRWDEFLPWLREGAGQLVGTSLQTDNDYQEGRYTAPCFILTGNEAQGLPEAYEAECDLLVKMPMLGKADSLNAAVATAVMAYEVLNQFRRG from the coding sequence ATGCGCCGGGAAATTACCGGGTTTTCCAATCCGCTGATCAAGCGGGTTCGGTCACTGCGCGAAAAGAAGCACCGCAAACGCGAAGGGCTGTTTTTGGCGGAAGGGCTTCGTATCCTGACCGAAGCGCGCGAGGCAGGGTTCCTGCCCGAAATGCTGTTTCGTTGCACCGATCGCGATGCCCATAGCCTTGAAATCGCGCTGGAAGGTGAAGTGCTGGCGGCGGGTGGCGACGTGATTGAAACCAGCGCCGATATTCTTTCCAAGTTGTCGGGTAAGGACAATCCGCAGACGGTCATCGGCGTGTACCGTGAAATGGCAACACCTCTCGAATCGCTCGACCGGAACAGCGCGCAAATATGGCTGGTGGCGCAGGCGATGCGCGATCCCGGCAATTTGGGCACCATGTTGCGCACGGGCGATGCTGTTGGCGCCGGCGGACTGATCCTGCTCGACGATTGCACCGATCCCTTTTCGGTCGAGGCTGTCCGCGCGAGTATGGGGGCGATTTTTACGCAGAAACTGGTGCAGTGTCGCTGGGACGAATTCCTGCCATGGCTGCGCGAAGGCGCGGGGCAATTGGTGGGCACCAGCCTGCAAACCGATAACGACTATCAGGAAGGACGCTACACCGCGCCTTGCTTCATTTTGACCGGAAACGAAGCACAGGGCTTGCCGGAGGCTTATGAAGCCGAATGCGATTTGCTTGTCAAAATGCCGATGCTGGGCAAAGCGGATAGCCTTAACGCGGCGGTTGCGACGGCAGTGATGGCTTATGAGGTGCTGAACCAGTTCCGACGCGGCTGA
- a CDS encoding NfeD family protein: MGDWLTEFPPHWFWLSLAAILGAAEMLAPGFFLIWLAMAAAGVGVLAFLLPVSIPMQVAIFAIASVLAVYAGKKFLKDNPIESDDPKLNDRGARLTGEIVTVVEAIADGRGRVKVGDSVWNVHGANAPVGAKVRVTGAEGAVLKVEPVA, translated from the coding sequence ATGGGCGACTGGCTGACCGAATTTCCGCCGCACTGGTTCTGGTTGTCGCTGGCCGCGATATTGGGCGCGGCCGAAATGCTCGCCCCCGGATTCTTCCTGATTTGGCTGGCAATGGCGGCGGCGGGCGTGGGCGTGCTCGCCTTTCTGCTGCCCGTTTCGATCCCTATGCAGGTCGCCATCTTCGCCATCGCCTCGGTGCTCGCGGTCTATGCCGGCAAGAAATTTCTGAAGGACAATCCGATCGAAAGCGACGACCCCAAACTGAACGACCGCGGCGCTAGGCTGACCGGGGAGATTGTTACCGTTGTTGAGGCGATTGCAGACGGGCGCGGACGAGTGAAGGTGGGTGACAGCGTGTGGAACGTCCATGGTGCCAACGCACCAGTAGGCGCAAAAGTACGCGTTACCGGTGCAGAAGGCGCAGTGTTGAAGGTCGAACCGGTAGCCTGA
- a CDS encoding HPr family phosphocarrier protein, whose amino-acid sequence MSRVSRTLTIVNQKGLHARASAKFVTFVSRLPEGLKVEVEKDGQSVAGTSIMGLMMLGAAKESNITIHVEGEGSDMALEKLAGLVTDGFGED is encoded by the coding sequence GTGAGCCGGGTCAGCCGCACGCTGACAATCGTCAACCAAAAGGGTCTGCACGCCCGAGCGAGCGCCAAATTTGTAACCTTTGTCAGCCGGTTACCCGAAGGACTGAAGGTCGAAGTTGAAAAGGACGGGCAGTCGGTTGCCGGGACTTCGATCATGGGTCTGATGATGTTAGGCGCTGCGAAAGAGAGCAACATCACAATCCATGTTGAAGGCGAGGGCTCGGACATGGCGCTCGAAAAACTGGCCGGGCTCGTCACCGACGGCTTCGGCGAAGACTAA
- a CDS encoding PTS sugar transporter subunit IIA: MIGLVLVTHGTLAREFVVAMEHVVGPQKLIETICIGPRDDMEARRKEIAQAIKSVDEGEGVIVLSDLFGGTPSNLAISLLDAGRVEVIAGINLPMLIRLESARKNMNVGDAVRAARDAGRKYISVASELLEASR; the protein is encoded by the coding sequence ATGATCGGACTGGTACTGGTAACGCATGGCACATTGGCAAGGGAATTTGTCGTGGCCATGGAACATGTGGTGGGACCGCAAAAGCTGATCGAAACGATCTGCATCGGTCCGCGCGACGATATGGAAGCGCGGCGCAAGGAAATTGCCCAGGCCATCAAGTCGGTCGATGAAGGCGAAGGCGTCATCGTTCTGTCAGACCTCTTCGGCGGCACCCCGTCGAACCTTGCTATTTCGCTGCTCGATGCCGGTCGGGTCGAGGTGATTGCGGGTATCAACCTTCCTATGCTCATCCGGCTTGAAAGTGCGCGCAAGAATATGAACGTCGGCGATGCTGTGCGGGCGGCCCGCGATGCCGGACGGAAATATATCAGCGTAGCCTCTGAATTGTTGGAGGCATCGCGGTGA
- a CDS encoding response regulator transcription factor: protein MSANIALVDDDRNILTSVSIAMQGEGYVTRLYPDGEAALKALLENPADLGIFDIKMPRMDGLELLRRLREKSDMPVIFLTSKDEELDEALGLAMGADDYITKPFSQRLLIARVKAILRRTAVRSQSADDSDLPEPDPMIRGSLEMDPARHHVRWKDQPVTLTVTEFMILEALASRPGVVRTRSQLMDIAYQDDVYVDDRTIDSHIKRLRRKFRQIDPEFSAIDTLYGAGYRFTDE from the coding sequence ATGTCTGCCAATATTGCTCTTGTTGATGATGATCGAAACATCCTTACTTCCGTGTCGATCGCGATGCAGGGCGAAGGCTATGTTACTAGACTATATCCGGATGGCGAAGCGGCGTTAAAAGCCTTGCTCGAAAATCCCGCTGACTTGGGCATCTTCGATATCAAAATGCCGCGCATGGACGGCCTCGAGCTTTTGCGGAGGCTGCGTGAGAAGTCCGACATGCCCGTCATTTTCCTAACCTCGAAAGACGAAGAGCTCGACGAGGCGCTAGGTTTGGCGATGGGTGCGGACGACTATATCACCAAGCCTTTCTCGCAACGGCTCCTCATTGCTCGGGTCAAAGCAATTTTGCGACGTACCGCGGTGCGCAGCCAAAGCGCAGATGATTCGGACCTGCCAGAGCCCGATCCTATGATCCGCGGTAGTCTGGAAATGGACCCGGCGCGCCATCATGTGCGGTGGAAAGATCAACCGGTTACGCTCACCGTCACCGAGTTTATGATCTTGGAGGCACTCGCATCTCGCCCGGGCGTTGTTCGCACCCGAAGCCAGTTGATGGACATCGCCTATCAGGACGATGTCTATGTCGATGACCGCACCATCGACAGCCACATCAAAAGGCTACGTCGGAAATTCCGTCAAATCGATCCCGAATTTTCTGCCATTGATACCCTGTACGGCGCCGGATACCGTTTCACCGATGAGTGA
- a CDS encoding DUF3597 domain-containing protein, giving the protein MSIFGKIKDAIFGKKAVAATPAPEAPVVAAPVEAAPVAISEVDVIAHLEEIDANDGRNLNWRSSIVDLMKMLGMESSLQERKDLAMELGYTGELEGSAEMNIWLHKAVLRELAANGGKVPADMLD; this is encoded by the coding sequence ATGAGCATTTTCGGCAAAATCAAGGACGCCATTTTCGGCAAGAAGGCTGTCGCCGCTACACCCGCGCCCGAAGCGCCTGTTGTCGCTGCACCGGTAGAAGCCGCCCCTGTTGCAATCAGCGAAGTCGATGTCATCGCGCATCTCGAAGAAATCGACGCCAATGACGGCCGCAACCTCAATTGGCGCAGCTCGATCGTCGATCTGATGAAGATGCTCGGCATGGAAAGCTCGCTGCAGGAGCGCAAGGACCTCGCCATGGAACTCGGCTATACCGGCGAACTCGAGGGCAGCGCCGAAATGAACATCTGGCTGCACAAAGCCGTGCTCCGCGAACTCGCAGCCAATGGCGGTAAAGTGCCAGCTGACATGCTCGACTGA
- a CDS encoding HPr kinase/phosphorylase: protein MNSVSNRIHATSVAIDGFGVAIIGKSGSGKSDLALRLIDRGAVLVCDDAINLIDQDGGPWIHVSPNIEGKLEVRGLGIVSTPYLEKAPLRLVVNLDLPPERHPISWPFRNIGNFATPELRLNAFEASAPIKVEQALQRLLDQQFIPVRQAGSAS, encoded by the coding sequence GTGAACAGCGTGTCTAACCGCATCCATGCCACCAGCGTCGCGATCGACGGTTTTGGGGTCGCGATCATCGGCAAGTCCGGGTCAGGCAAGTCTGATCTGGCGCTGCGATTGATCGACCGTGGGGCTGTACTTGTCTGCGACGACGCAATTAATCTGATCGACCAAGACGGAGGCCCTTGGATTCACGTCAGCCCTAATATCGAGGGGAAGCTTGAAGTACGCGGATTGGGCATTGTGTCCACACCTTATTTAGAGAAAGCCCCGCTCCGCTTGGTCGTCAATCTGGACCTACCGCCAGAGCGACACCCAATTTCATGGCCATTTCGCAATATCGGTAATTTTGCGACGCCCGAGCTTCGCCTCAATGCATTTGAAGCAAGTGCACCGATAAAAGTTGAACAGGCCCTGCAAAGGTTGCTTGATCAGCAGTTCATACCGGTGCGACAAGCAGGTTCAGCCAGCTGA
- a CDS encoding sensor histidine kinase, giving the protein MSEGDRFALGWSRKLSLTSRILAVNLFALALMASGLIFLDNYRSRLVSERQQSAEKQILLLANALQHVEPTEQAAFLTNFAQDETLRVRIYSHNGAKTFDSFQAAPPTYRLVDPSTEPWRKAAARWIDRVFDFLVQSPRLEWFREPKSDVAPSWPELSGVRAGQAKSDVRFADDLTHIISATTVWPKDGRKLLTTANARDVRAYVRAERFTVAMFMLAVLAISILLSLFLARTIVRPLQHLARAAVKVRLGRAPDVTIPRMPTRRDEIGMLARALSDMSNALRQRIDATEAFAADVAHEIKNPIASLRSALDGIGHVKDPKLRDQLMAVAQADVLRMDRLISDISDASRIDAQLAKAKFERIDLGDMIDQLLAARESRNADGDIRVAFARPRKGSAMIFGEDIRIERVLTNLIDNAVSFSPSGGLVEISATRSGDEIIVRISDQGPGIPPEERETVFRRFHSIRPEKEGFGEHSGLGLAIARTIIEGHHGTITVDDREDAQGGACFKVTLPAISETV; this is encoded by the coding sequence ATGAGTGAGGGGGATCGTTTCGCCCTGGGGTGGAGCCGCAAGCTTTCACTCACGTCGCGCATCTTGGCAGTCAACCTGTTCGCGCTTGCCTTGATGGCCAGCGGACTGATTTTTCTTGATAATTATCGTTCGCGGCTGGTTTCGGAGCGCCAACAAAGTGCTGAGAAGCAGATTCTATTGCTCGCCAACGCGCTTCAACATGTTGAGCCAACAGAGCAGGCGGCGTTTCTGACCAATTTTGCCCAAGATGAGACGTTACGGGTTCGTATCTATTCTCATAATGGGGCCAAAACTTTTGACAGTTTTCAGGCAGCGCCGCCGACATACCGGCTGGTCGACCCCTCGACCGAACCATGGCGCAAGGCCGCCGCACGCTGGATCGACCGTGTGTTCGATTTTCTTGTGCAATCTCCTCGGCTGGAATGGTTTCGTGAACCCAAATCCGACGTCGCGCCCAGTTGGCCGGAATTGAGCGGTGTGCGAGCAGGTCAAGCGAAGTCAGACGTCCGTTTCGCAGACGATTTGACGCATATCATCAGCGCCACCACGGTTTGGCCGAAAGATGGCCGTAAACTGTTGACCACCGCAAATGCCCGCGATGTTCGTGCTTATGTGCGGGCCGAGCGCTTTACCGTTGCGATGTTTATGTTGGCGGTGCTCGCCATATCGATACTGCTGTCCCTGTTTCTGGCGCGGACCATAGTCCGTCCGCTGCAGCATTTGGCGCGGGCCGCCGTCAAGGTGCGCCTAGGTCGCGCGCCCGACGTAACCATCCCCCGAATGCCTACGCGTCGTGACGAAATTGGCATGCTTGCGCGTGCCCTGTCAGATATGAGTAACGCACTGCGCCAGCGGATCGATGCGACCGAAGCCTTTGCCGCCGATGTTGCGCACGAAATCAAGAATCCGATCGCATCGCTCCGCTCCGCCCTCGATGGCATCGGACATGTGAAAGACCCGAAATTGCGCGATCAGTTGATGGCGGTCGCTCAGGCCGATGTCCTGAGAATGGACCGCTTGATCAGCGATATTTCTGATGCGAGCCGCATCGATGCCCAACTCGCCAAGGCCAAATTCGAGCGTATCGACCTTGGCGACATGATTGATCAGCTTTTGGCTGCCCGCGAAAGCCGCAACGCCGACGGTGATATTCGTGTCGCATTCGCACGCCCACGCAAGGGAAGTGCGATGATTTTCGGCGAAGATATCCGCATCGAACGGGTGTTGACCAACTTGATCGATAATGCGGTATCCTTTTCGCCGAGTGGCGGCTTGGTCGAAATCTCCGCTACACGCAGTGGCGATGAAATCATCGTTCGCATTAGCGATCAGGGGCCCGGCATCCCGCCCGAAGAGCGTGAAACCGTTTTTCGCCGGTTCCACAGCATTCGTCCTGAAAAAGAGGGATTTGGTGAACATAGCGGATTGGGCCTGGCAATAGCGCGGACGATTATCGAAGGGCATCACGGCACAATCACGGTCGATGACCGCGAAGATGCCCAGGGTGGAGCCTGTTTCAAAGTCACCCTGCCCGCCATCTCCGAAACGGTGTGA
- the rapZ gene encoding RNase adapter RapZ translates to MPASRKPHRVLLVTGLSGAGKSTVLKTLEDLGWEAVDNFPIRLARPLLALPPAEGQAPDNAPLALGFDTRTRGFETQRLIEEIKDLQSRDGVEITTLFVDCAGTEIERRYAETRRRHPLAQDRPAIDGISEERTLMEPLRRWSDLVIDTSRMSASELQAEIRNRFRLKEGRMTVSITSFGFSRGVPPNADLIFDLRFLQNPHWDPELRPLTGLDAAVGEYVAADPTFEGAISRISDLLTYLLPLYDAQGKSYLTIAFGCTGGRHRSVFVAEKFARMLREDGYAPSVNHRNLHSRPVDALEWQGNQARPLYND, encoded by the coding sequence ATGCCTGCAAGCCGAAAGCCACACAGAGTATTGTTGGTAACTGGTCTGTCCGGAGCAGGCAAATCAACTGTGCTCAAGACACTCGAAGATCTGGGCTGGGAAGCCGTCGACAATTTCCCGATCCGGTTGGCGCGCCCCCTGCTCGCCTTACCTCCGGCGGAGGGTCAAGCGCCGGATAACGCTCCACTAGCCCTCGGTTTTGACACACGTACCCGCGGATTTGAAACGCAGAGACTGATTGAAGAAATCAAAGATTTGCAGAGCCGCGATGGAGTGGAAATTACAACCTTATTCGTCGATTGCGCCGGAACCGAAATTGAGCGGCGCTATGCAGAGACAAGGCGCCGTCACCCGCTGGCGCAGGATCGTCCTGCGATTGACGGGATATCGGAAGAGCGCACCCTCATGGAACCATTGCGTCGCTGGTCCGATCTGGTGATTGACACCAGCCGTATGTCTGCCAGCGAGCTGCAGGCGGAAATACGGAACCGGTTCCGACTGAAAGAAGGCCGGATGACAGTGTCGATAACCAGCTTTGGTTTTTCGCGTGGCGTCCCCCCGAATGCCGACCTCATCTTTGATCTCCGCTTCCTGCAGAACCCGCATTGGGACCCGGAGCTGCGACCTTTGACCGGGCTCGACGCGGCGGTTGGCGAATATGTCGCAGCCGATCCGACCTTTGAAGGCGCAATATCGCGGATTTCTGACCTGCTGACCTATTTGCTCCCGCTCTACGACGCGCAGGGTAAGTCCTATCTGACTATAGCCTTCGGATGCACAGGCGGGCGCCATCGATCGGTGTTCGTCGCTGAAAAATTCGCCCGGATGTTGCGCGAAGATGGCTATGCGCCGTCTGTCAATCATCGTAACTTGCACTCAAGGCCAGTTGACGCGCTCGAATGGCAAGGTAATCAGGCGCGCCCGTTGTATAACGACTGA
- a CDS encoding HpcH/HpaI aldolase/citrate lyase family protein has translation MTLIDKLKWVRTALYVPAINARALEKARGLDVDMLIIDLEDSVPVDSKSDARAAAVAEVAKGFPGKLVAIRLNGLDSPELAADIEAAERSLADCFVLPKVEAATDLDPVVARLPNPVLAMIEGPAGIYNARDIAAHAAVAGLIAGVNDICADMGIRPGPNREGLELALQSIVLAAAAAGKPAFDGVNNKLDDMGGLETECLQGRCYGFTGKTLIHPNQVAIANAAFGPTDDEVAEAEALIAASTGGAQRHKGKMIESMHVEEARRTIERARHAIGS, from the coding sequence ATGACTTTGATCGATAAACTCAAATGGGTGCGCACCGCGCTGTATGTGCCGGCGATTAATGCGCGGGCACTGGAAAAGGCGCGTGGACTGGATGTCGATATGCTGATTATCGACCTTGAAGATTCGGTGCCGGTGGACAGCAAGTCCGATGCGCGGGCTGCGGCGGTAGCCGAAGTGGCGAAAGGTTTTCCGGGCAAGCTGGTCGCGATCCGCCTCAACGGGCTCGACAGCCCCGAACTGGCGGCAGACATAGAGGCGGCGGAACGCTCGCTCGCCGACTGCTTCGTGCTGCCCAAGGTGGAGGCAGCGACCGATCTCGATCCGGTGGTCGCGCGGCTGCCCAATCCGGTGCTGGCGATGATCGAGGGGCCTGCAGGTATTTACAACGCCCGCGATATTGCGGCGCATGCGGCGGTCGCCGGGTTGATCGCGGGGGTGAACGATATTTGCGCCGATATGGGGATCAGGCCCGGCCCGAACCGCGAGGGCCTCGAACTGGCCTTGCAGAGCATCGTGCTGGCGGCGGCTGCAGCAGGCAAACCGGCCTTTGACGGGGTGAACAACAAGCTCGACGACATGGGTGGGCTGGAGACAGAATGTTTGCAGGGCCGCTGCTACGGGTTCACGGGAAAGACTCTGATCCACCCCAATCAGGTCGCTATTGCCAATGCAGCTTTCGGCCCGACCGACGATGAAGTGGCGGAGGCCGAGGCGCTGATCGCGGCATCAACCGGCGGGGCGCAGCGGCACAAGGGCAAGATGATCGAGTCAATGCATGTCGAAGAAGCGCGCAGAACGATAGAACGTGCTCGACACGCGATAGGCAGTTAG
- a CDS encoding phosphoenolpyruvate carboxykinase: protein MSAAPNFSLEKQGISTPAKILWNLGTARLVESALNKGEGILAKEGPLVVETGKHTGRSASDKFIVRDATTESTIHWGKTNVAMDPVHFAALKEDFFAALAAKDELYVADLFGGSQPEYRVNVRVINELAWHNLFIRTLLVRPEESELADLVPEYTIIDLPSFRADPARHGCRSETVIAVNFTEKLILIGGTAYAGEMKKSVFGILNYLLPEQGVMPMHCSANIGPNGDTAIFFGLSGTGKTTLSADASRTLIGDDEHGWSDTAVFNFEGGCYAKMINLSPEAEPEIFATTKRFGTVLENVVINRETRELDFNDNSLAENSRGSYPIDFIPNASKDNLGPVPKNIIMLTADAYGVLPPISRLTADQAMYHFLSGYTARVAGTEIGVTEPSATFSTCFGAPFMPRHPSVYGNLLKERIARGGVTCWLVNTGWTGGKYGVGSRMPIKATRALLNAALDGSLNQAEFRIDPNFGFEVPVAVPGVDSKILDPRSTWADPAEYDATAHKLVQQFIDNFAQFADHVDEGVRAAALKAA, encoded by the coding sequence GTGTCCGCAGCGCCGAACTTCTCCCTTGAAAAACAAGGTATTTCGACCCCCGCCAAGATTTTATGGAATCTCGGCACGGCACGACTAGTCGAATCGGCGCTGAACAAGGGCGAAGGAATTTTGGCCAAGGAGGGGCCGCTGGTTGTCGAAACAGGCAAACATACCGGCCGTTCGGCTTCGGACAAGTTTATCGTTCGTGACGCGACGACCGAGAGTACGATCCATTGGGGTAAAACCAATGTGGCGATGGATCCGGTGCATTTCGCGGCTTTGAAGGAAGATTTCTTCGCGGCGCTTGCCGCAAAGGACGAGCTTTATGTAGCCGACCTCTTCGGCGGCTCTCAGCCCGAATATCGCGTTAATGTGCGTGTGATTAACGAGCTTGCCTGGCACAATCTGTTCATTCGCACCTTGCTAGTGCGCCCTGAAGAATCTGAACTGGCCGATCTGGTTCCCGAATATACCATCATTGATCTGCCCAGTTTCCGCGCCGATCCCGCGCGCCATGGCTGCCGCAGCGAAACCGTCATCGCGGTCAATTTCACCGAAAAACTGATCCTCATCGGCGGTACAGCCTATGCCGGTGAAATGAAGAAGTCGGTTTTCGGCATCCTCAACTATCTGCTCCCCGAGCAGGGCGTGATGCCGATGCACTGCTCGGCCAATATCGGTCCCAATGGCGATACTGCCATCTTCTTTGGCCTGTCGGGCACCGGCAAGACGACATTGTCTGCAGATGCCAGTCGCACGCTGATCGGCGACGACGAGCATGGCTGGTCGGACACCGCGGTCTTCAATTTTGAAGGCGGCTGCTACGCCAAGATGATCAACCTTTCGCCCGAAGCCGAGCCGGAAATTTTTGCAACGACCAAGCGTTTCGGTACAGTGCTGGAAAATGTCGTCATTAATCGCGAGACGCGCGAACTCGATTTCAACGACAACAGCCTCGCTGAAAACAGCCGTGGTTCCTATCCGATCGACTTCATTCCCAATGCGTCCAAGGACAATCTGGGGCCGGTGCCAAAGAACATCATCATGCTGACGGCCGATGCCTATGGCGTCTTGCCCCCGATTTCGCGGCTTACCGCCGATCAGGCAATGTATCACTTCCTGTCGGGCTACACCGCTCGCGTTGCTGGCACCGAAATCGGCGTGACAGAGCCTAGCGCAACTTTCTCGACTTGCTTCGGCGCACCCTTCATGCCCCGCCACCCGAGCGTTTATGGCAATTTGCTGAAAGAACGCATCGCGCGTGGCGGAGTGACCTGCTGGTTGGTAAATACCGGTTGGACCGGCGGAAAATATGGGGTTGGCAGTCGCATGCCTATCAAGGCCACTCGTGCCCTGCTCAATGCGGCGCTGGACGGCAGCCTCAATCAAGCCGAATTCCGGATTGACCCCAATTTCGGCTTTGAGGTTCCGGTTGCGGTTCCCGGTGTAGACAGCAAAATCCTCGACCCGCGCTCGACATGGGCTGACCCGGCTGAATATGATGCAACGGCGCACAAGCTGGTGCAGCAATTCATCGACAATTTCGCGCAATTTGCGGATCATGTTGACGAAGGCGTAAGAGCTGCGGCGCTAAAGGCCGCGTAA
- a CDS encoding DUF937 domain-containing protein, whose translation MDMMEILKQSGAIGSVAQQLGVNEQIAQAGAEALLPAILGGFKKTAQAQPSGLDGLGGILGQLGGGGLLDSVLSPEPTPIEKGNDVLGQIFGSKDVSRSVAGHAAEQTGIDSSLLKKMLPILAMLVAGYMAKQAGGEQGGGLGGLIGSVFGGGQSQGGSGLGGMLGNVLGGALGGGQQAAPAGGLGGLGSLLDLDGDGNPLDDIIGMAGKLAR comes from the coding sequence ATGGACATGATGGAAATCCTCAAACAATCGGGCGCAATTGGTTCGGTGGCGCAGCAATTGGGCGTCAATGAACAGATTGCACAGGCCGGGGCAGAGGCATTGCTGCCTGCGATTCTGGGCGGGTTCAAGAAGACCGCACAGGCGCAACCCAGCGGTCTTGACGGGCTCGGCGGTATCCTCGGCCAGTTGGGCGGTGGCGGGTTGCTCGACAGCGTGTTGTCGCCAGAGCCGACCCCGATTGAAAAGGGTAATGACGTTCTCGGCCAGATTTTCGGGTCAAAGGATGTCAGCCGTTCGGTCGCGGGCCATGCGGCCGAACAGACGGGCATCGATTCCTCGCTGCTGAAGAAAATGCTGCCGATCCTCGCGATGCTGGTTGCGGGTTATATGGCGAAGCAGGCCGGTGGCGAGCAAGGTGGCGGATTAGGTGGCCTGATCGGCAGCGTGTTCGGCGGCGGTCAATCGCAAGGCGGCAGCGGTCTGGGCGGTATGCTCGGCAATGTCCTTGGCGGAGCCTTGGGCGGCGGTCAGCAGGCGGCACCTGCGGGCGGCCTTGGCGGGCTCGGCTCCCTGCTCGATCTCGATGGCGACGGCAACCCGCTCGATGACATCATCGGCATGGCTGGGAAACTGGCGCGCTAA
- a CDS encoding SPFH domain-containing protein: MEIFLFVLPILVIIFLMMGVTVVRQGYVYTIERFGRFTHAAQPGLTIIIPFFDRVGRKVNMMEQVLDIPGQEIITKDNAMVGVDAVVFFQVLDAAKAAYEVSDLYVAIMQITTTNLRTVMGSMDLDETLSKRDDINGRLLAVVDHATSPWGLKITRVEVKDIRPPADISNAMARQMKAEREKRAQILEAEGMRAAEILRAEGEKQGAILQAEGRREAAFRDAEAREREAEAEAKATTMVSDAIATSGTQALNYFIAQKYTEAVSQFATSPNAKTILFPVEATQLIGTLGGIGELARDALEKKDK; encoded by the coding sequence ATGGAAATCTTTTTGTTCGTCTTGCCGATACTGGTGATCATCTTCCTGATGATGGGCGTCACCGTGGTCCGGCAGGGCTATGTCTATACGATCGAGCGCTTCGGCCGCTTCACCCATGCCGCCCAACCCGGCCTGACGATCATCATCCCCTTTTTCGATCGCGTCGGTCGCAAGGTGAACATGATGGAACAGGTTCTCGACATTCCCGGGCAGGAAATCATCACCAAGGACAATGCGATGGTCGGTGTCGACGCAGTCGTCTTCTTCCAGGTGCTTGATGCCGCCAAGGCCGCCTATGAAGTATCCGACCTCTATGTCGCGATCATGCAGATCACCACAACCAACCTTCGCACCGTGATGGGCAGCATGGACCTCGACGAGACCTTGTCCAAGCGCGACGACATCAACGGCCGCCTGCTCGCGGTGGTTGACCATGCAACCAGTCCCTGGGGCCTGAAAATCACCCGCGTCGAGGTAAAGGACATCCGCCCGCCCGCCGACATTTCCAACGCGATGGCGCGCCAGATGAAGGCCGAACGCGAAAAGCGTGCGCAAATCCTCGAAGCAGAAGGCATGCGTGCCGCCGAAATCCTGCGCGCCGAAGGTGAGAAGCAGGGCGCGATCCTGCAAGCCGAAGGCCGCCGCGAAGCCGCCTTCCGCGATGCCGAAGCGCGCGAGCGTGAGGCTGAGGCCGAAGCCAAGGCAACCACCATGGTTTCGGACGCCATCGCCACCTCGGGCACACAGGCGCTCAATTACTTCATTGCGCAAAAATATACCGAGGCGGTCAGCCAGTTTGCCACCTCGCCCAACGCCAAAACCATCTTGTTCCCGGTTGAGGCAACGCAGTTGATCGGCACGCTGGGCGGCATTGGAGAGCTGGCCCGCGACGCGCTGGAAAAGAAGGACAAGTGA